In Osmia lignaria lignaria isolate PbOS001 chromosome 5, iyOsmLign1, whole genome shotgun sequence, a single genomic region encodes these proteins:
- the LOC117611285 gene encoding uncharacterized protein LOC117611285: MAQYQEDLANAGPSRGVQAPPDPPAKPQLPKIQLPTFSGDPLQWESFRDLFRSLVHSVPNLPDVQKLLYLKTALTGEAAEVIQNTPITDAGYQGAWEDLEQRYGNLRLLSFSHHRALLSCPPAQQQSAAELKRLLDTFRQSIRAYTALNKPVPQWDEWFVYFLSQKLDKTTHLAWETSLAGSRDIPSFRQLSLFLENRIQALDAAQAADPVLHPATTKGALAKTNKEASVKRSKVAVLAASAKSPAPRKCPSCAGNHNFAYCSKLKALPPRRRKERAQQLQACFNCLTVGHDSNKCPSSQVCLACGNKHHTLLHDAMASPAKSAPTAKGDAPTSPPPAVFSDIEEKNVAASFACSATTRPAALLATAKVRVEAPSGEHLEVRALLDTGSDTSLVSGWVAQALRLPRRAVSVAISGVQENESGLAKSEVSFSLRSRLDPSFHLSVRALVLRKLTALLPARAVQPQSWPHLQGVILADPEYGVPSRVDLILGADICGVLLQDESRVGPMGTPTARRTPLGWVLMGPVSDAKGPSSKAVVHSLHCQTDDSTNRLLRRFWEPEELHEQPPLSPEDRECERHFRETHYRDETGRYSVHLPFKLDPSLALKPSRSTALKLLLSCERKLASNEAWRDKYSQFMDEYAALSHMEAVPESAVQDPAYYLPHHAVAKRYDPTGKIRVVFNASFRTATGSSLNDCLLPGPKLQSDLWMILTRWRLFRVVFTSDIVKMFRQIRVDPADADWTRILWRSRPDQPVQDFRLKTVTYGTACAPFLALRVLVQLAADEEERFPLGAVAIRRHSYVDDILAGADDEEAALELRRQVISILQSGGFDLSKWASNKPSLQEAEESQACVFQDHTGVSTLGVVWRPTTDTFSLRVLPPLKEPSRYTKRRILSEVASLFDPLGWAAPVLIFAKILMQDLWIIGAEWDEDLPDQLLSAWKTFRTTLSQLDALAIPRWTNYSADSAQLDLHGFCDASQRAYAAVVYLRVSKGEVSVTTLLVAKTKVAPVKAVSIPRLELCGAVLLSKLIAEVQRGLNVPATITAWTDSSVTLHWIRGHASTWKPFVAHRVATVQSNVPPQNWRHVATKHNPADLATRGITPSELLSSQLWWRGPSWLINPPDQWPASPLGKVEEADLEQGRVQIYLAKENEENDLLTRFSSLTRLTAVIALCFRFHRLTRKLKTETGFIRASERDAALRIAIGLAQKSNFHAEVDQLRQHKEVRRSSTLIALRPFLDDQGLLRVGGRLDQASLPYNERHPYIIGKKNPLATLLVRDAHLRTLHGGPQLTRSLLARRYWIIHGRSLVRDVIKGCVKCARYSGRPTTQLMGPLPIERITPRRPFLSTGVDYAGPVKLRTSPGRGHKSYKGYIALFICLSTRAIHLEAVSDLTSASFLAAFRRFISRRGRCATMLSDNGTVFHGADRELRNMFRGASAFYLNAAASLAAEGTDWSFIPPYAPHFGGLWEAGVRTVKHHLRRIVENATLTFEEMTTLLCQVEACVNSRPLHPLSYDPSDLSALTPGHFLIGEPTCIVPDPESDSHDISLISRWRQISALRSHFWHRWRREYLQHLQQLPKWRQQKENLKLGTLVLLRDELQPPAKWPMGRVEALHPGPDGRVRVATLKTTSGSVTRPIVKLCPLPVPSADVTSPTST, from the coding sequence ATGGCGCAGTACCAAGAGGACCTCGCGAATGCGGGTCCCTCGCGTGGAGTACAAGCGCCTCCAGACCCGCCGGCAAAGCCGCAATTGCCAAAGATACAATTACCTACCTTCTCGGGAGACCCCCTGCAGTGGGagagtttccgagatcttttcCGGAGCCTCGTTCACAGCGTTCCCAATCTTCCAGATGTACAGAAATTGCTGTACCTGAAGACGGCCTTGACCGGGGAAGCGGCGGAGGTCATCCAAAATACGCCAATCACCGATGCTGGATACCAAGGAGCCTGGGAGGATCTGGAGCAGCGGTACGGGAATTTGCGTCTTCTGTCTTTCTCGCACCACCGGGCTCTTCTCTCCTGCCCTCCCGCGCAACAGCAGTCTGCCGCGGAATTGAAAAGGCTGTTAGATACATTCAGACAATCGATCAGGGCGTACACGGCGCTAAACAAACCGGTACCTCAATGGGATGAGTGGTTTGTTTATTTCTTAAGCCAAAAATTGGACAAAACCACCCACCTGGCCTGGGAAACCTCTCTTGCTGGTAGTCGTGACATCCCGTCGTTCCGACAGCTTtctcttttcctagaaaatcGCATCCAAGCGCTGGATGCTGCTCAGGCGGCCGACCCCGTGTTGCATCCCGCAACAACCAAAGGTGCCCTGGCTAAAACAAACAAGGAGGCGTCTGTAAAACGGTCTAAAGTCGCAGTCTTAGCTGCATCGGCTAAGAGTCCCGCCCCCCGTAAGTGCCCCTCGTGTGCAGGAAATCATAACTTTGCTTATTGTTCTAAGCTAAAGGCGCTCCCACCACGGCGCCGGAAGGAGCGAGCGCAACAACtacaggcgtgttttaactgcttGACTGTTGGCCACGACTCGAACAAGTGCCCATCCAGCCAAGTCTGCTTAGCGTGCGGCAACAAGCACCACACGCTCCTCCATGATGCGATGGCGAGTCCCGCGAAGAGTGCACCCACGGCCAAAGGAGACGCTCCAACATCTCCACCGCCAGCGGTTTTTTCCGACATCGAAGAAAAAAACGTAGCTGCCTCCTTCGCCTGTTCAGCTACCACTCGACCCGCCGCGCTCTTAGCAACGGCCAAGGTGAGGGTGGAGGCACCATCAGGGGAACACCTAGAGGTCAGAGCCCTGCTAGACACCGGTTCGGACACGTCGCTGGTATCGGGTTGGGTAGCTCAAGCACTCCGTTTGCCACGGCGGGCGGTTAGCGTCGCCATCTCAGGAGTACAGGAGAATGAGAGTGGACTGGCGAAAAGCgaagtttccttttctttgcgCTCTCGTCTAGACCCCAGCTTTCACTTGTCGGTTCGTGCATTGGTGCTGCGGAAACTGACGGCGTTGCTCCCAGCTCGAGCAGTGCAACCACAGTCTTGGCCGCACCTTCAAGGAGTGATTCTCGCCGATCCTGAATATGGAGTACCCTCTCGTGTTGACTTGATCCTAGGAGCTGATATTTGTGGAGTTTTGTTACAGGACGAGTCGAGGGTTGGACCGATGGGTACCCCAACGGCGCGGCGTACGCCTCTTGGGTGGGTACTGATGGGCCCTGTCTCTGATGCCAAAGGACCTAGCAGCAAGGCAGTCGTCCACAGCCTTCATTGCCAAACGGACGACTCAACGAATAGGCTGCTTCGGCGCTTTTGGGAGCCCGAGGAGCTACACGAACAGCCCCCGTTATCACCCGAGGACCGAGAATGTGAGCGGCACTTTCGAGAGACGCACTATCGGGACGAAACAGGCCGCTACTCGGTGCACCTACCTTTCAAATTGGATCCAAGCCTCGCCCTGAAGCCCAGCAGATCGACGGCGCTAAAGCTGCTGCTCAGCTGTGAGCGCAAGTTGGCGTCCAACGAAGCCTGGCGAGACAAGTACTCGCAGTTCATGGACGAGTACGCGGCCTTGAGTCACATGGAGGCGGTACCCGAATCTGCGGTTCAGGATCCAGCCTACTATCTACCGCACCATGCTGTGGCGAAGCGATACGACCCTACTGGCAAAATCAGGGTCGTCTTCAATGCCTCCTTTCGCACCGCCACGGGATCCTCTCTCAACGACTGCCTGCTGCCTGGACCGAAACTACAGTCAGACCTCTGGATGATTTTAACACGATGGCGCCTTTTTCGAGTAGTATTTACCTCGGATATTGTTAAAATGTTTCGGCAGATTCGAGTAGACCCGGCGGACGCGGACTGGACCAGGATACTTTGGCGCTCCAGACCCGATCAACCTGTACAGGACTTCAGGCTCAAGACCGTCACCTATGGCACAGCCTGCGCGCCCTTCCTTGCGCTGCGGGTGTTGGTCCAACTAGCGGCAGACGAAGAGGAGCGTTTTCCGCTGGGAGCGGTCGCAATTCGTCGGCATTCGTATGTGGATGATATCCTTGCCGGGGCCGACGACGAGGAAGCAGCTCTGGAATTACGACGACAGGTCATCTCCATCCTGCAATCGGGAGGCTTCGATCTGAGTAAATGGGCATCGAATAAGCCGAGCTTACAGGAAGCGGAAGAAAGTCAAGCCTGCGTGTTCCAGGACCACACTGGAGTCAGTACCTTGGGAGTCGTCTGGAGGCCAACCACGGACACCTTCTCCTTGCGTGTCCTTCCACCCCTCAAAGAGCCCTCCCGATACACAAAAAGGCGTATCCTCTCGGAAGTAGCCAGTCTCTTCGACCCCTTGGGATGGGCGGCCCCTGTTTTAATTTTCGCAAAGATTCTCATGCAGGACCTCTGGATAATTGGCGCAGAGTGGGATGAGGACTTACCTGACCAACTGCTTTCCGCATGGAAAACCTTCCGGACGACGCTGAGCCAACTCGACGCTTTGGCCATTCCTCGCTGGACGAACTACTCAGCAGACTCGGCGCAACTGGATCTGCACGGGTTCTGCGATGCCTCCCAGCGAGCTTATGCAGCCGTCGTCTACCTGCGAGTGTCCAAGGGAGAAGTCAGCGTAACCACACTGCTTGTGGCAAAAACCAAGGTCGCTCCGGTCAAAGCAGTTAGCATACCACGCCTGGAATTATGCGGCGCCGTGCTTCTTTCCAAATTAATTGCGGAAGTACAAAGGGGATTGAACGTACCAGCAACCATCACGGCTTGGACGGACTCTAGCGTTACCCTCCACTGGATCCGAGGGCATGCCTCGACCTGGAAGCCGTTTGTTGCTCACAGAGTAGCCACTGTGCAGTCCAATGTTCCGCCTCAAAATTGGAGACACGTGGCTACCAAACACAACCCTGCGGACTTGGCAACAAGAGGGATAACGCCGTCGGAGCTCCTATCGTCGCAGCTTTGGTGGAGGGGACCCTCCTGGCTCATCAACCCCCCCGATCAGTGGCCTGCATCACCACTAGGAAAGGTCGAGGAGGCCGACTTGGAGCAGGGCCGAGTACAAATCTACCTAGCAAAGGAAAACGAGGAGAACGATCTCTTAACAAGGTTTTCAAGCTTGACACGCCTAACTGCCGTTATTGCTCTCTGCTTTAGATTTCATCGACTTACAAGGAAGCTGAAGACCGAAACCGGGTTCATCCGGGCTTCGGAGCGAGACGCTGCTCTGCGGATCGCTATCGGCCTAGCTCAGAAGTCCAACTTCCACGCAGAGGTCGACCAGCTCCGGCAGCACAAAGAGGTACGGCGATCGTCGACCCTCATCGCCTTGAGGCCCTTCCTGGATGACCAAGGGCTGCTACGCGTCGGAGGCCGCCTGGACCAAGCCTCCCTTCCCTATAATGAGAGGCACCCTTACATCATCGGGAAGAAAAATCCGTTGGCTACTCTTTTGGTGCGAGATGCCCATCTCCGTACTTTACACGGAGGACCACAACTCACCAGGAGCCTGCTGGCGCGACGCTACTGGATCATCCATGGCCGCTCTCTAGTGCGAGACGTCATTAAGGGGTGCGTAAAATGTGCTCGCTACAGTGGAAGGCCGACCACGCAGTTGATGGGCCCCTTACCGATCGAGCGCATTACTCCCCGCCGACCCTTCCTTTCTACGGGAGTGGACTACGCAGGACCGGTGAAGCTGCGAACATCGCCAGGAAGAGGACACAAATCCTACAAGGGATATATAGCGCTGTTCATTTGCCTTAGTACTCGCGCGATTCATCTGGAAGCTGTCTCAGATCTTACCTCTGCCTCATTCCTAGCCGCTTTTCGCAGGTTCATCAGTCGCCGAGGCCGCTGCGCCACGATGTTGAGCGATAATGGGACCGTCTTCCACGGAGCGGACCGGGAGTTGCGCAACATGTTCCGCGGCGCTTCCGCCTTCTACCTAAACGCCGCAGCTTCGCTGGCAGCCGAAGGCACGGATTGGAGCTTCATCCCTCCGTATGCTCCGCACTTCGGGGGCCTATGGGAGGCAGGAGTTAGAACGGTTAAACATCATTTGCGAAGAATCGTCGAAAACGCCACGCTTACCTTCGAGGAGATGACGACGCTTCTGTGCCAGGTGGAAGCTTGCGTAAATTCACGGCCGCTACATCCACTTTCCTACGACCCCTCGGACCTGTCGGCATTAACACCCGGACACTTTTTAATCGGTGAACCCACTTGTATCGTTCCGGATCCAGAATCCGACTCGCATGATATTTCTCTTATTTCGCGCTGGCGACAAATATCTGCATTACGTTCTCACTTTTGGCACAGGTGGAGGCGGGAATATCTGCAGCATTTGCAGCAACTTCCCAAGTGGCGTCAGCAGAAGGAGAACCTGAAGCTGGGGACACTAGTGTTACTACGCGACGAGTTGCAACCACCGGCAAAATGGCCGATGGGCCGGGTTGAAGCCCTTCATCCAGGGCCAGATGGACGAGTAAGAGTAGCCACCTTGAAAACTACTAGCGGTTCCGTCACCAGACCAATCGTCAAGTTGTGCCCCCTCCCGGTGCCCTCTGCTGACGTCACTTCACCTACTTCCACGTAA